One region of Paraburkholderia phymatum STM815 genomic DNA includes:
- a CDS encoding respiratory chain complex I subunit 1 family protein, which translates to MITLSGLASQLIEILLALAAAPLLTGWINMCRAWLQNRRAPSIWQPYRMLHKLFNKESVVAHHASPVFRGAPYVIWGCMTLACAIVPTLSTDLPLSPAADAVALVGLFALARVAISLAAMDIGTAFGTLGARREMLVGFLAEPALLMVLFSASLISHSTLLTHIVGTLSHRELAIYPSLAFAGIAFTMVSLAENARLPVDNPTTHLELTMIHEALILEYSGRHLALMEWAASLKLFAYSCIGLSLFVPWGIAEAGNPVALLLAIPTLFAKLLVGGVALAVVETTNAKMRIFRVPEFLATAFLLAVIGMLVHFLLGA; encoded by the coding sequence ATGATCACGCTCTCCGGACTGGCCTCGCAACTGATCGAAATCCTGCTGGCGCTCGCGGCGGCTCCGCTGCTGACTGGCTGGATCAACATGTGCCGTGCGTGGCTGCAGAACCGTCGCGCGCCATCCATCTGGCAGCCGTACCGGATGCTGCATAAGCTGTTCAACAAGGAATCGGTCGTCGCGCATCATGCAAGCCCGGTGTTTCGCGGCGCGCCATACGTGATCTGGGGGTGCATGACGCTCGCGTGCGCGATTGTGCCGACGCTCTCGACGGATCTGCCGTTGTCGCCCGCTGCCGACGCCGTTGCGCTGGTTGGGCTGTTCGCGCTGGCGCGCGTGGCGATCTCGCTCGCCGCAATGGATATCGGCACGGCATTCGGCACGCTGGGCGCACGTCGCGAGATGCTGGTCGGGTTCCTGGCCGAACCGGCTCTGCTGATGGTGCTCTTTTCCGCGTCGCTGATTTCACACTCGACGCTGCTGACGCATATCGTTGGCACGCTGAGTCATCGGGAGCTTGCGATCTATCCGAGCCTCGCGTTCGCAGGCATTGCGTTCACGATGGTGTCGCTTGCCGAGAACGCCCGTCTGCCCGTCGACAATCCGACCACGCATCTCGAACTGACCATGATTCACGAGGCGTTGATCCTCGAGTATTCCGGGCGGCATCTCGCGCTGATGGAGTGGGCGGCGAGTCTCAAGCTGTTTGCCTACTCGTGCATCGGGCTGTCTCTTTTCGTGCCGTGGGGCATCGCGGAGGCGGGCAATCCCGTCGCGCTGCTGCTCGCCATCCCGACGCTGTTCGCCAAGCTGCTGGTCGGCGGCGTGGCGCTTGCCGTGGTGGAGACGACCAACGCGAAGATGCGCATCTTCCGGGTGCCGGAGTTTCTCGCCACGGCCTTTCTGCTCGCGGTGATCGGCATGCTTGTCCACTTTCTGCTGGGGGCATGA
- a CDS encoding formate hydrogenlyase, translating into MHSLATQIINLLAAVLLMVSFAMLSQRRILSLIHLYTLQGIALVSANFVLGFVSQDVHLYVSALLTLVLKVGLIPWILYRLVQRLNVKTDVETLLNIPTTLLIGIVLVIVAFNVATPISQLASSVARGTLGIALACVLLSFMMMITRSKAIPQVIGFLSMENGLFFAAAAATNGMPMIVELGIGLDVLVGILILGVFMFQIREQFDSLDIHHLEKLKDD; encoded by the coding sequence ATGCACAGTCTCGCCACGCAGATCATTAACCTGTTGGCCGCTGTTCTGCTGATGGTGTCGTTTGCGATGCTCAGCCAGCGCCGCATCCTGTCGCTGATTCACCTCTACACGCTGCAGGGTATCGCGCTCGTCTCGGCGAACTTCGTGCTGGGCTTTGTTTCGCAGGACGTTCATCTGTACGTTTCCGCGTTGCTGACACTGGTCCTCAAGGTGGGCCTGATCCCGTGGATTCTTTACCGGCTGGTGCAGCGTCTCAACGTGAAAACCGATGTCGAGACACTGCTCAATATCCCGACGACGCTGCTGATCGGAATCGTGCTCGTCATCGTGGCGTTCAACGTGGCGACGCCGATCAGCCAGCTCGCGTCTTCGGTTGCGCGTGGCACGCTCGGCATCGCGCTTGCCTGCGTGCTGCTCTCGTTCATGATGATGATCACGCGGTCCAAGGCGATACCGCAGGTGATCGGTTTTCTTTCGATGGAGAACGGTCTTTTCTTCGCGGCGGCAGCGGCGACCAACGGCATGCCGATGATCGTCGAACTCGGCATCGGGCTCGACGTGCTGGTCGGCATCCTGATTCTCGGCGTCTTCATGTTCCAGATTCGCGAGCAGTTCGACAGCCTGGACATCCACCATCTGGAAAAGCTCAAAGATGACTGA
- a CDS encoding hydrogenase 4 subunit F gives MTEAWIVLLVFGIPLVAGGCLALVGQHRLAPEVNVAFSFLTFIAAILLAAQTVAHGPAFALGKLFFVDPLNVFLVALTAFVGWTTSIFSRPYMRIEQSRGKMTAARMRLYHSMYQLFVFAMLLALLTNNVGILWVAMEAATLATVLLVSVYRTAASLEAAWKYFILCGVGIAQALFGTILLYLAASRQLTGGDALLWTSLSGVKGALDPTIMSLAFVFLLIGYGTKVGLVPMHNWLPDAHAEGPTPISAVLSGLLLNVALYAVLRCKVLADGALQNGLPGRLLVGFGLVSVLVATFSLLRQKDVKRLFSYSSIEHMGLMTFAFGLGGPTATFAGLLHMTAHSLVKSAIFFTVGHAAQKARTQMIDDIRGLLRVSPTVGWGMMLGALAILGMPPFGVFASEFLIVTTAIGELPWATPVLLIALAVAFATIFARVQHMVFGETTATPLEHAPALLPVFVHLGLGLMLGLYIPPYLAAWYRQAAAMIGG, from the coding sequence ATGACTGAAGCGTGGATTGTGCTGCTGGTCTTCGGCATTCCGCTCGTCGCGGGCGGATGTCTGGCACTGGTCGGACAGCACCGTCTGGCGCCGGAGGTCAACGTAGCGTTCAGCTTCCTGACCTTCATTGCGGCCATACTGCTGGCCGCGCAAACAGTTGCCCACGGTCCCGCCTTCGCACTCGGGAAGCTTTTCTTCGTCGACCCGCTCAACGTCTTCCTCGTTGCACTGACGGCATTCGTCGGCTGGACCACGTCGATTTTCTCGCGGCCGTATATGCGCATCGAGCAGAGCCGAGGCAAGATGACGGCGGCGCGCATGCGTCTCTATCACAGCATGTACCAGCTGTTCGTGTTCGCGATGCTGCTCGCGCTGCTCACCAACAACGTCGGCATCCTGTGGGTCGCGATGGAAGCCGCGACGCTCGCGACGGTGCTGCTGGTGAGCGTCTATCGCACTGCGGCAAGTCTCGAAGCCGCGTGGAAATACTTCATCCTGTGCGGAGTAGGCATTGCGCAGGCGCTGTTCGGCACGATCCTGCTCTATCTCGCGGCAAGCCGGCAGCTCACGGGCGGCGATGCACTGCTCTGGACCAGCCTGAGCGGCGTAAAGGGCGCGCTCGACCCAACCATCATGTCGCTTGCGTTTGTTTTCCTGCTGATCGGCTATGGCACGAAGGTCGGCCTCGTGCCGATGCACAACTGGCTGCCGGACGCGCACGCCGAAGGGCCTACCCCGATTTCCGCCGTGCTCTCCGGCTTGCTGCTCAACGTGGCGCTGTACGCGGTATTGCGATGCAAGGTGCTCGCCGACGGGGCCTTGCAAAACGGTCTGCCGGGGCGCCTGCTGGTCGGGTTCGGCCTGGTGTCGGTGCTGGTCGCCACCTTTTCGCTGTTGCGCCAGAAAGACGTGAAGCGCCTGTTCTCGTATTCGTCGATCGAACACATGGGCCTGATGACGTTCGCTTTCGGACTGGGCGGGCCGACGGCGACATTCGCCGGTCTGCTGCATATGACCGCGCATTCGCTCGTCAAGTCGGCGATCTTTTTCACGGTTGGCCATGCTGCCCAAAAAGCGCGCACGCAGATGATCGACGACATTCGCGGGCTGTTGCGCGTGAGCCCGACGGTTGGGTGGGGCATGATGCTGGGTGCGCTGGCCATTCTCGGCATGCCGCCGTTCGGTGTCTTCGCGAGCGAGTTCCTGATCGTGACGACTGCCATCGGCGAACTGCCGTGGGCGACGCCTGTGCTCCTCATCGCACTTGCGGTTGCGTTCGCGACCATCTTCGCGCGCGTGCAGCACATGGTATTTGGCGAGACGACGGCAACACCGCTCGAACACGCACCGGCGCTTCTGCCCGTATTCGTGCATCTGGGCCTCGGTCTCATGCTGGGGCTTTACATTCCGCCGTATCTCGCCGCGTGGTACCGGCAGGCGGCAGCGATGATCGGGGGGTGA
- a CDS encoding hydrogenase large subunit — protein MRIDSLELSDLTRLSASAGRASAWLAHTDAATWVRIAGTAREQGGRLISLWGAQAGVEAVAGAFTMSAAYAMHDGLLWVQLPVAMGNEEAAGYPDLSTIFPCASRMQRAVYDLLGLRATGAADSRPWLNHGNWPADYYPLQKLSSGTERFQSEEADYPFVQVSGDGVHEIAVGPIHAGIIEPGHFRFSVVGEKVLRLEERLGYTHRGIERLFERTPLLTGHRLAGRIAGDTTVAFSWAYCMAVERALNIFVPPRAQWLRAVLLERERVANHLGDLGALGNDAGFAFGLAQFSRMKEDWLRVNDGMFGHRYLMDQIVPGGMARDIAGQFVGAAIEQCERTEDAVRAMQRIYDEQSGLQDRFTGAGKLTANVAAHFSVCGLAARASGLGIDVRVDHPYDPYHEVQPHMMSDSRGDVAARVAVRFNEVYESLRLIGVLLDGLPDGAVVAPVETGRPASHGVGWVEGWRGDVFVAIETGENGTISRCHCHDPSWQNWPALEHAIIGNIVPDFPLINKSFNLNYAGHDL, from the coding sequence ATGCGGATCGACTCACTCGAACTTTCGGATCTCACGCGGCTGTCGGCGTCCGCCGGCAGGGCGTCTGCCTGGCTGGCGCATACCGACGCCGCGACGTGGGTCCGCATCGCCGGCACCGCACGAGAGCAGGGCGGCCGGCTGATCTCGTTGTGGGGTGCGCAAGCAGGCGTGGAAGCGGTTGCGGGTGCGTTCACGATGTCGGCTGCCTACGCGATGCACGATGGCCTGTTGTGGGTGCAGTTGCCTGTCGCGATGGGCAACGAAGAAGCGGCCGGCTATCCGGACCTGTCGACCATCTTTCCGTGTGCGTCGCGCATGCAGCGTGCCGTCTACGATCTGCTCGGGCTGCGCGCGACGGGCGCGGCTGACAGTCGGCCGTGGCTGAATCACGGTAACTGGCCAGCCGACTATTATCCGCTTCAGAAACTGTCGTCCGGAACTGAACGCTTCCAATCCGAGGAAGCGGACTACCCGTTCGTGCAGGTCTCGGGAGACGGTGTACACGAAATTGCGGTGGGACCGATTCACGCGGGCATTATCGAGCCGGGGCACTTTCGCTTCTCAGTCGTTGGTGAGAAGGTGTTGCGACTGGAAGAACGGCTCGGTTATACGCATCGAGGTATCGAGCGGCTGTTCGAGCGCACGCCCTTGCTGACTGGACATCGTCTGGCGGGACGGATTGCCGGCGACACGACGGTCGCCTTCTCGTGGGCGTATTGCATGGCCGTCGAACGCGCACTGAACATCTTTGTTCCGCCACGCGCACAGTGGCTGCGCGCCGTGCTGCTCGAGCGCGAGCGCGTCGCCAATCATCTGGGCGATCTCGGTGCGCTCGGCAACGACGCTGGCTTTGCGTTCGGGCTCGCGCAGTTCTCGCGGATGAAGGAAGACTGGCTGCGTGTGAACGACGGGATGTTTGGGCATCGCTATCTGATGGATCAGATCGTGCCGGGCGGTATGGCGCGCGACATCGCTGGGCAGTTCGTCGGGGCTGCCATCGAACAGTGCGAGCGAACCGAAGACGCGGTGCGCGCGATGCAGCGCATTTACGACGAGCAATCGGGCCTTCAGGACCGCTTTACGGGGGCGGGCAAACTCACGGCGAACGTCGCCGCGCATTTCAGCGTGTGCGGCCTGGCGGCGCGGGCGAGCGGTCTGGGCATCGACGTCCGCGTGGATCATCCTTACGACCCATATCACGAGGTCCAGCCTCACATGATGAGCGACAGCCGGGGCGACGTGGCTGCCCGCGTCGCTGTGCGGTTCAACGAGGTCTACGAGTCGTTGCGGCTGATTGGCGTGCTCCTCGACGGTCTACCTGACGGTGCCGTCGTCGCGCCGGTCGAAACCGGCCGGCCTGCATCGCACGGTGTCGGCTGGGTCGAAGGCTGGCGCGGCGACGTGTTCGTGGCCATCGAGACGGGCGAAAACGGGACGATTTCCCGGTGCCATTGCCATGATCCGTCGTGGCAGAACTGGCCCGCGCTGGAGCACGCGATCATCGGCAATATCGTTCCTGATTTCCCGCTGATCAACAAATCGTTCAACCTGAACTACGCAGGACACGACCTGTAA
- a CDS encoding NADH-quinone oxidoreductase subunit B family protein yields the protein MWQLLKRIARTDIPAGSVPDTNDAWTTSHQQQIQREILDVLGRALCIRQVDAGSCNGCELEIHALNNPYYNIEGLGIRFVASPRHADMLLVTGPLTLNMKEAVRRVWQATPHPKLVVAAGDCACTGGIFRDSYAVCGPPSNLLPVDVAIPGCPPSPFDLLTGILTALRSKPDALAP from the coding sequence ATGTGGCAACTTCTCAAGCGTATCGCGCGGACGGATATTCCGGCCGGCTCCGTCCCGGACACGAACGACGCGTGGACGACCTCGCATCAGCAACAGATACAGCGAGAGATTCTGGACGTGCTCGGGCGCGCGTTGTGCATCCGCCAGGTCGATGCGGGCTCCTGCAACGGATGCGAACTGGAGATTCACGCGCTGAATAACCCGTACTACAACATCGAGGGTCTCGGCATCAGGTTCGTCGCGAGTCCGCGTCATGCGGACATGCTGCTGGTGACCGGTCCGCTCACGCTGAACATGAAGGAAGCAGTACGTCGGGTATGGCAGGCCACTCCCCATCCGAAACTCGTCGTTGCAGCAGGCGACTGCGCGTGCACGGGCGGTATCTTCAGGGACAGCTATGCCGTGTGCGGGCCGCCGTCGAATCTGCTTCCGGTGGATGTGGCCATTCCGGGCTGTCCGCCGTCACCGTTTGATCTGCTAACAGGCATTCTCACGGCGCTCCGCTCGAAACCCGACGCGCTCGCGCCGTAG
- the pdhA gene encoding pyruvate dehydrogenase (acetyl-transferring) E1 component subunit alpha: MTTAASFHIGYTQYLGPDGEPVHPLPAFARDPAALLPLYRAMVLTRAFDTKAVALQRTGQLGTFASSVGQEAIGVGVASAMHPEDVLFPSYRDHAAQLLRGVTMTESLLYWGGDERGSNFSVARFDFPNCVPIGTQVCHAAGAAYAFRLRKEPRVAVALLGDGATSKGDFYEAMNFAGVWGAPLVLVINNNHWAISVPRSRQSAAQTLAQKAIAAGIDGLQVDGNDLIAVHHVVAAALAKARRGDGPTLIEALSYRLGDHTTADDATRYRDAEVVSRQWEAEPLRRLRAYLIRMNVWDKAREEELGKTCHAQVTQAVDAYLAIAPPDVSAMFDHLYEALPLAMREQLAMARRFAPAAPVAENGHG; this comes from the coding sequence ATGACCACGGCTGCCAGTTTTCACATCGGCTATACACAATACCTCGGCCCCGACGGCGAACCGGTGCATCCACTTCCGGCCTTCGCGAGGGATCCCGCGGCGCTTCTGCCGCTGTATCGCGCGATGGTGCTGACAAGGGCCTTCGATACGAAAGCGGTTGCGCTGCAGCGTACGGGGCAACTCGGCACATTCGCATCGTCGGTTGGCCAGGAGGCGATCGGCGTCGGCGTGGCCAGTGCGATGCACCCCGAGGACGTGCTGTTTCCTTCCTATCGCGACCACGCGGCCCAATTGCTGCGCGGCGTCACGATGACGGAAAGTCTGCTCTACTGGGGTGGCGACGAGCGCGGAAGCAATTTCAGTGTGGCCCGTTTCGACTTTCCCAACTGTGTGCCGATCGGCACGCAGGTCTGCCATGCGGCAGGTGCTGCCTATGCATTCAGGTTGCGCAAGGAGCCGCGCGTCGCGGTGGCGCTTCTCGGCGATGGCGCCACGTCCAAGGGAGACTTCTACGAGGCGATGAATTTCGCCGGCGTGTGGGGCGCGCCGCTCGTGCTGGTCATCAACAATAATCATTGGGCGATTTCGGTGCCGCGCAGCCGTCAGAGCGCAGCGCAAACGCTCGCGCAAAAGGCGATTGCAGCGGGCATCGACGGGCTGCAGGTCGACGGCAACGACCTGATTGCCGTGCACCATGTGGTGGCGGCTGCGCTCGCGAAGGCCCGGCGCGGCGACGGTCCGACCTTGATCGAAGCGCTCAGCTATCGCCTCGGCGATCACACGACGGCCGACGATGCCACACGCTATCGCGATGCCGAAGTGGTCAGCAGGCAGTGGGAAGCCGAGCCGCTGCGCCGGCTGCGCGCGTACCTGATCCGTATGAATGTTTGGGACAAGGCGCGGGAGGAGGAACTCGGCAAGACGTGTCACGCACAGGTTACGCAGGCTGTCGACGCGTATCTCGCGATTGCTCCGCCTGACGTGTCCGCCATGTTCGACCATCTCTATGAGGCGCTACCGCTTGCCATGCGCGAGCAGCTGGCGATGGCGCGGCGATTTGCGCCTGCTGCGCCCGTCGCGGAGAACGGTCATGGCTGA
- a CDS encoding alpha-ketoacid dehydrogenase subunit beta produces MADLNMVEAVNAALAWELAHDPAVVLLGEDIGVNGGVFRATAGLQARFGAQRVVDTPLAETAIVGTAVGMAAMGLKPVAEIQFSGFIYPAIDHLLNHASRLRHRTRGRLACPLVVRSPAGAGIHAPEHHSESPEALFAHIPGLRVVTPSSPARAYGLLLAAIRDADPVIFFEPTRLYRLFRQPVEDSGEALPLDCCYVLRDGADVTLVSWGGALQEVLGAADQLAQEGVMAEVIDVATLKPLDMDTILASVAKTGRCVIVHEGARTGGVGAEIAAGIAERGLYSLLAPVQRVTGYDVVVPLYRLESQYMPGIERIVGAIRQALEAQ; encoded by the coding sequence ATGGCTGACCTGAACATGGTCGAGGCGGTCAATGCCGCGCTAGCCTGGGAGCTTGCACATGACCCCGCTGTCGTGCTGCTCGGCGAGGACATCGGCGTGAACGGCGGCGTGTTTCGCGCAACGGCGGGCTTGCAGGCGCGCTTTGGCGCACAGCGTGTGGTCGACACGCCGCTCGCCGAAACAGCCATCGTCGGGACGGCAGTCGGCATGGCCGCAATGGGCCTCAAGCCGGTCGCGGAGATTCAGTTCAGCGGCTTCATCTATCCGGCCATCGACCACTTGCTGAATCACGCGTCGCGTCTGCGGCACAGGACGCGTGGACGGCTCGCGTGTCCCCTCGTGGTCAGGTCGCCAGCCGGTGCGGGCATTCACGCGCCGGAGCATCATTCCGAAAGCCCGGAAGCGCTGTTTGCGCACATACCCGGGTTGCGCGTCGTTACCCCGTCTTCGCCCGCGCGCGCGTATGGTCTGCTGTTAGCGGCGATTCGCGACGCGGACCCGGTTATCTTCTTCGAGCCAACACGCCTCTACCGCCTCTTCAGGCAGCCTGTGGAAGACAGCGGCGAAGCGTTGCCGCTCGATTGCTGCTATGTGCTGCGCGACGGGGCGGATGTGACGCTGGTCAGTTGGGGCGGGGCGCTGCAGGAAGTCCTTGGGGCGGCCGATCAGCTCGCCCAGGAGGGCGTGATGGCGGAGGTGATCGATGTGGCCACGCTCAAGCCGCTCGACATGGACACGATTCTGGCGTCGGTAGCGAAAACGGGACGCTGCGTGATCGTGCACGAGGGAGCGCGTACGGGAGGCGTGGGCGCGGAGATTGCTGCCGGCATTGCCGAGCGCGGACTCTATTCGTTGCTTGCGCCGGTGCAGCGCGTCACGGGCTACGACGTGGTGGTCCCGCTTTACCGACTCGAAAGTCAGTACATGCCGGGCATCGAGCGCATCGTCGGCGCGATCAGGCAAGCACTGGAGGCGCAGTGA
- a CDS encoding dihydrolipoamide acetyltransferase family protein, which translates to MKIFKLPDLGEGLQEAEIVEWHVKSGEEIRADQPLVSVETAKAIVEIPSPQSGRIAKLFGKPGDIVHLGAPLAAFEGDSEGGGDADAGTVVGHMEVGAQRMEEAPAAPGSGTGAGPGAIRAIPAVRALARKLDIDLAMVTPSGPEGVITAADVQRAAKLFADLGPAEVLRGVRRAMAQNMARAQCEVAAATVIDDADIHAWPPHADVTMRLIRALVAGCRAEPGLNAWFDGRMAQRHVLEKIDLGIAVDLPDGLFVPVLRDVAHRDAAGLRAGLDRMRADIRARKIPPEEMRGNTITLSNFGMIAGKYAAPVVVPPTVAILGAGRMHDQVVAYQGAPAVHRILPLSLTFDHRVVTGGEAARFLAAVIKDLEMAQ; encoded by the coding sequence ATGAAGATCTTCAAGTTGCCCGACCTGGGCGAAGGCCTCCAGGAAGCGGAAATCGTCGAATGGCACGTCAAGAGCGGCGAGGAGATTCGCGCGGACCAGCCGCTCGTGTCGGTCGAAACGGCCAAAGCCATCGTCGAGATTCCCTCGCCGCAATCCGGCCGCATCGCGAAGCTGTTCGGCAAGCCGGGTGACATCGTGCATCTGGGGGCGCCGCTTGCCGCTTTCGAAGGGGATAGCGAGGGCGGTGGGGATGCCGATGCGGGCACCGTGGTCGGCCATATGGAAGTGGGCGCGCAACGGATGGAGGAAGCGCCCGCCGCGCCCGGCAGTGGCACGGGTGCGGGGCCTGGCGCTATCAGGGCGATCCCCGCGGTGCGGGCGCTTGCCCGCAAGCTGGACATCGATCTCGCGATGGTAACGCCTTCCGGGCCGGAAGGCGTCATCACGGCGGCCGACGTGCAGCGGGCGGCAAAGCTGTTCGCGGACCTCGGGCCGGCTGAGGTGCTGCGCGGCGTGCGTCGCGCGATGGCGCAGAACATGGCGCGCGCCCAGTGCGAAGTGGCGGCTGCGACCGTTATCGACGACGCCGATATTCATGCGTGGCCTCCCCATGCCGATGTGACGATGCGCCTGATCCGCGCGCTGGTGGCCGGGTGCCGCGCCGAGCCGGGACTGAACGCATGGTTCGACGGCAGAATGGCGCAGCGCCATGTGCTGGAGAAGATCGATCTCGGCATTGCCGTCGATCTGCCGGACGGCCTGTTCGTCCCGGTATTGCGCGATGTCGCACACCGCGATGCGGCCGGGCTGCGCGCCGGACTCGACCGGATGCGCGCCGACATTCGCGCACGCAAGATTCCGCCTGAGGAAATGCGTGGCAATACGATCACGTTGTCGAACTTCGGCATGATCGCGGGTAAATATGCGGCTCCCGTGGTTGTGCCGCCTACCGTTGCGATTCTCGGTGCGGGGCGGATGCACGACCAGGTCGTGGCGTATCAGGGTGCGCCTGCCGTGCACAGGATCTTGCCGCTGAGCCTGACATTCGACCACCGGGTTGTCACGGGCGGAGAGGCTGCACGCTTTCTCGCCGCCGTCATCAAGGACCTCGAGATGGCGCAATAG
- a CDS encoding TetR/AcrR family transcriptional regulator, with protein sequence MRKSKAETADTRRRIVEVAAREFRANGIQTTGLADLMSAAGLSHGGFYRHFESKDQLVAEACEAGLAAIIAKLEAAAGESAGKEGFDAIVDAYVSASHRDAPADGCPLAGMGSELARADDATREAAAKGFDDLVGVLAKRSSRRRKEAAHAEAVFALSAMIGAVTMARVVQDPDASANILRDVRHHLNAM encoded by the coding sequence ATGAGGAAATCCAAAGCCGAGACCGCCGATACCCGGCGCCGCATCGTCGAAGTCGCGGCGCGCGAGTTCAGGGCCAACGGCATCCAGACAACTGGACTCGCGGACCTGATGTCGGCAGCAGGCCTCTCTCACGGCGGCTTTTACAGGCATTTCGAGTCCAAGGACCAGTTGGTTGCCGAAGCCTGCGAAGCGGGTCTTGCCGCCATCATTGCGAAGCTCGAAGCCGCTGCAGGCGAAAGCGCCGGCAAGGAAGGCTTCGATGCCATTGTCGATGCGTACGTGTCAGCCTCGCATCGCGATGCGCCTGCCGACGGTTGCCCCCTCGCCGGGATGGGCAGCGAACTGGCTCGCGCCGATGACGCAACGCGTGAAGCAGCCGCGAAAGGCTTCGACGATCTTGTCGGCGTACTCGCGAAGCGCAGCAGTCGGCGGCGCAAGGAAGCCGCGCATGCCGAAGCGGTGTTCGCACTGTCGGCCATGATCGGCGCCGTCACGATGGCGCGCGTCGTTCAAGACCCTGATGCTTCCGCCAACATTCTTCGCGACGTCAGGCATCACCTGAACGCGATGTAA
- a CDS encoding NmrA family NAD(P)-binding protein, whose translation MQQRKFLITGATGKTGVHTIRHLLRDGHAVRAFVHSEDARSEALRAQGAEVVVGDLLEHDDIIRAMDGVTGAYLCYPVRPGFIQATAYFADAARRAGVDVVVEMSQISAREDSKSHAARDHWIAERVLDWSGVPTVHIRPTFFSEWMIFPWVRDQIVEEGRITLPYGDGRHAPIAGEDQARLIAAVLATPSAHIGKTYGLFGPVELSQQEIADEMSEVLGRKIVYRPSTMEQYRTHLEKYQLPEFMIQHFLAIAVDYQNGIFSGADGVIGEITGQAPQTVSDFVSMHRQEFA comes from the coding sequence ATGCAACAGCGGAAATTCCTCATTACGGGCGCCACGGGGAAAACGGGCGTTCACACCATCCGTCATCTTCTTCGGGACGGCCACGCCGTGCGCGCCTTCGTGCACAGCGAGGACGCGCGCAGCGAGGCGCTGCGAGCCCAAGGTGCGGAAGTCGTCGTCGGGGATCTGCTCGAACACGACGACATCATTCGCGCGATGGACGGCGTGACGGGCGCCTATCTGTGCTACCCGGTGCGGCCCGGCTTCATTCAGGCGACTGCGTATTTCGCGGACGCCGCTCGCCGCGCCGGGGTGGATGTCGTGGTGGAGATGTCGCAAATCTCCGCGCGCGAAGATTCGAAGAGTCATGCCGCGCGCGATCATTGGATCGCGGAGCGCGTGCTCGACTGGTCGGGCGTGCCCACCGTGCACATTCGCCCCACCTTCTTTTCAGAGTGGATGATTTTTCCCTGGGTGCGCGACCAGATCGTAGAGGAAGGCCGCATCACGCTGCCCTATGGTGACGGAAGGCATGCACCCATCGCGGGGGAAGATCAGGCGCGCCTCATCGCCGCTGTGCTGGCTACGCCGTCTGCGCACATCGGCAAGACGTATGGGCTGTTCGGACCCGTTGAACTGAGCCAGCAGGAGATCGCCGACGAGATGAGCGAAGTGCTGGGACGTAAGATCGTCTACCGTCCTTCGACGATGGAACAGTACCGCACGCATCTCGAGAAGTATCAGTTGCCCGAATTCATGATCCAGCACTTTCTCGCGATCGCCGTCGACTACCAGAACGGCATTTTTTCCGGCGCCGATGGCGTGATCGGCGAGATCACGGGACAAGCGCCGCAAACCGTCAGCGACTTCGTGAGCATGCACCGGCAGGAATTCGCGTAA